A stretch of Castanea sativa cultivar Marrone di Chiusa Pesio chromosome 2, ASM4071231v1 DNA encodes these proteins:
- the LOC142623197 gene encoding BI1-like protein, whose translation MFGYTKVSNTKVGGDVEIDLETGGTSTLYPGLSHGENQLRWGFIRKVYGIVATQLVLTTIVSSITIFYTPVNEVLKANPGFLLFLMFLPLVLLWPMYVYQQKHPLNFVFLGLFTLSLSLTVGVSCANTDGKIVLEALILTSAVVCSLTGYTFWASKKGKDFSYLGPILFTSLFVLFLTGFIQVFFPLGSTSSAIYGGMGAIIFAGYIVYDTDNLIKRFTYDEYIWASITLYLDILNLFLAILRMMRQGNN comes from the exons atgttcGGATACACAAAAGTAAGCAACACAAAGGTCGGTGGGGATGTGGAAATAGACTTGGAGACAGGAGGTACAAGCACTCTGTACCCGGGTCTGAGCCACGGTGAGAACCAGCTTCGATGGGGGTTCATTCGCAAGGTGTACGGAATCGTAGCCACACAGCTTGTCCTCACCACCATCGTCTCCTCCATCACCATTTTCTACACTCCTGTCAACGAGGTCCTCAAAGCCAATCCTGGCTTCTTGCTCTTCCTCATGTTCCTCCCTCTTGTCT TGTTGTGGCCCATGTATGTGTATCAACAAAAGCATCCATTGAACTTCGTCTTCCTTGGACTTTTCACCTTGTCGCTGAGCCTCACAGTTGGTGTAAGCTGTGCCAACACAGATG GAAAAATTGTGCTTGAAGCATTAATTTTAACCTCAGCCGTGGTCTGCTCCTTAACTGGGTACACTTTCTGGGCATCTAAGAAGGGCAAGGACTTCAGCTACCTTGGACCAATCTTGTTCACCAGCCTCTTTGTCCTTTTTCTAACTGGTTTTATCCAG GTATTCTTCCCACTTGGCTCAACATCTTCTGCCATTTATGGTGGAATGGGTGCTATAATTTTCGCAGGCTACATAGTTTATGACACTGACAACCTCATCAAGCGCTTCACCTATGATGAGTACATTTGGGCTTCCATTACTCTTTATCTTGACATTCTGAACCTGTTCCTCGCCATTTTGAGGATGATGAGACAGGGCAACAATTAG
- the LOC142623453 gene encoding uncharacterized protein LOC142623453 has translation MDFFKSVFSEDPDPPLNDDAPEPNPDPNPDPDPSSTAIWSFGGLIKTIASKSESVIQTYRRDIEEFGSGLKKETSVIREVASRAVMDFPASLDAGASVAQESLESVGQAIDDIGSSVWKSTAEIITHGADKLFVADSDSDSDSNNGRRLSSSSQVSDLKPYSRFDAQVRAVQCDLNTYLEEPKEEDLEEWKLGFVLEEKGKEIEDLIRENPVIEEIYENIVPTRVDKESFWIRYFYRVHKLKQAEEARAKLVKRVISRGEEEDLSWDFDDDDEENGENNIISNNNNNVVLDDDNSSRDRDNVVENAGVKLDEKGGDISEESGRDSDVSVVSSQPLLVAEEEELGWDEIEDIGSSDENKGEGEDGVVLSSNRVDLRKRLSKAEVEEEDLSWDIEDEDDNDDDKHVKS, from the coding sequence ATGGATTTCTTCAAATCCGTCTTCTCGGAAGACCCGGACCCACCCCTAAACGACGACGCTCCGGAACCGAACCCGGACCCAAACCCGGACCCCGATCCGAGCTCCACCGCGATTTGGAGCTTCGGCGGGTTGATCAAAACGATCGCGTCGAAATCGGAGTCGGTGATCCAGACCTACCGGCGCGATATAGAGGAATTCGGGTCCGGGTTGAAGAAAGAAACGTCGGTGATCCGAGAAGTCGCGTCGCGAGCCGTCATGGATTTTCCGGCTTCGCTCGACGCCGGCGCTTCCGTCGCTCAGGAATCGCTCGAGTCAGTCGGCCAAGCCATCGACGATATCGGCTCCTCCGTATGGAAATCGACGGCGGAGATCATCACTCACGGTGCGGACAAGCTCTTCGTAGCCGACTCTGATTCCGATTCCGATTCCAATAACGGTAGGCGATTGAGTAGCAGTAGTCAGGTTTCGGATTTGAAACCGTACAGTAGGTTCGACGCGCAGGTTCGTGCGGTTCAGTGCGATTTGAACACGTATCTGGAGGAACCGAAGGAGGAGGATTTGGAGGAGTGGAAATTAGGGTTTGTGTTAGAGGAAAAGGGGAAAGAGATTGAGGATTTGATCAGAGAGAATCCTGTGATTGAAGAGATTTATGAGAACATTGTTCCGACTAGGGTTGATAAGGAGAGTTTTTGGATTAGGTATTTTTATAGAGTACATAAGCTGAAGCAAGCCGAGGAGGCAAGAGCTAAGCTCGTGAAGCGAGTGATTTCCCGTGGCGAAGAAGAGGATTTGAGTTgggattttgatgatgatgatgaagaaaatggcgagaacaatattattagtaataataataataatgtagtATTGGATGATGATAACAGTTCCCGGGATCGGGACAATGTTGTTGAAAATGCTGGTGTGAAATTGGATGAGAAAGGAGGGGATATTAGTGAGGAATCGGGGCGAGATAGTGATGTTTCGGTTGTTTCAAGCCAGCCATTGTTGGTAGCGGAGGAGGAAGAGCTCGGGTGGGATGAGATTGAGGATATTGGAAGCAGTGATGAGAACAAAGGGGAAGGGGAGGATGGTGTTGTTTTGAGTTCCAATAGGGTTGATTTGCGTAAGCGGCTGAGTAAGGCagaggtggaggaggaggatTTGAGTTGGGATATTGAAGATGAAGACGATAATGATGATGACAAGCATGTTAAATCGTGA
- the LOC142623870 gene encoding serine/threonine-protein kinase ZRK1-like, with amino-acid sequence MAGKKREEEREKAFYENGSKLHEKLIATCNGRPIPIRSYSCEELQRATNNFHSSRIFHTDGFKHEWYNGFFEGRMISIKEYLRHRGDDIFTDIAVSAKMSTHNNVLKLIGCYLETQIPISVYESAANGSLFDRLKVTSDQREPLSWQSRLKIAREIAHAISYLHTAFSRPIVHRDIKSGNVFLDQNDVAKLTDFSLSISIPEGETHVEADSLIGTYGFICPHYYTTWYITEKVDVYSFGSFLLELLTGQRWRELLRTTNNFYDGDPAIPVWLKGSVDSFDVEDFESARNSFAINEVVDPAILVGEEGSVVWQQLQAVLRLALICRKNNPEIRPDMVDVTKELRKIERFIL; translated from the coding sequence ATGGCAGGAAAGAAacgagaagaagaaagagagaaagcgTTTTATGAAAATGGAAGCAAACTACATGAGAAGCTGATTGCCACTTGTAATGGTAGGCCGATTCCTATCCGTAGCTACTCTTGTGAAGAACTCCAGCGGGCAACAAATAACTTTCATTCTAGCCGTATTTTTCATACAGATGGGTTTAAACATGAATGGTACAATGGTTTCTTTGAAGGCCGAATGATTTCCATTAAGGAGTACTTACGACACCGCGGTGATGATATTTTCACTGATATAGCTGTTTCTGCAAAGATGAGCACTCACAATAATGTTCTAAAGCTCATAGGGTGCTATCTCGAGACTCAAATCCCTATTTCAGTGTATGAATCTGCTGCAAATGGATCACTTTTTGATCGATTAAAAGTCACTAGTGATCAACGTGAGCCCTTGTCATGGCAGAGCAGGCTAAAGATTGCAAGGGAAATTGCTCATGCAATTTCGTATCTCCACACTGCGTTCTCAAGACCTATTGTCCACAGGGACATAAAATCAGGAAATGTCTTCCTAGACCAAAACGATGTTGCCAAACTAACTGATTTTTCACTTTCCATATCGATTCCTGAAGGTGAAACTCACGTAGAGGCTGATTCTCTTATTGGAACTTACGGTTTTATATGCCCCCACTATTATACTACATGGTACATAACGGAGAAAGTTGACGTCTACAGCTTCGGATCGTTTCTATTAGAGCTTTTAACTGGACAGAGATGGCGTGAGCTATTACGCACCACTAACAATTTTTATGATGGGGATCCTGCAATCCCTGTATGGCTAAAAGGATCTGTTGACTCTTTTGATGTTGAGGATTTTGAAAGTGCCAGAAATTCTTTTGCCATAAATGAGGTTGTGGATCCTGCAATCCTTGTAGGGGAAGAAGGATCTGTTGTGTGGCAACAATTACAAGCTGTATTACGGCTAGCCCTCATATGCAGAAAAAATAATCCGGAGATCAGGCCAGATATGGTTGATGTTACAAAAGAGCTCAGAAAAATTGAGAGGTTCATCCTATGA
- the LOC142623871 gene encoding serine/threonine-protein kinase ZRK1-like: MLRKKREKERERAFYKNGSKLHEKLIATCNGRPIPIRSYSCEELQRATNNYDPSSNFHRDDYSEWYNGSYEGRMISIRKCKMYIHDDRHFNDIAVSAKMSTHNNVLKLTGCCLETQIPISVYESAANGSLRNRLYNVTSDHDGAQQHQHEPLSWQSRLRIAREIAHAISYLHTAFSRPIVHRNIKSGNVLLDQLDVAKLTDFSLSISIPEGETHVKDIVCGTPGFLCPHYMATDYITEKVDVYGFGSCLLELLTGQSLRELFSTTDYFKVEDFENDRKRFPINEVVDPAILVGEEGSVVWQQLQAVLRLALVCRK; the protein is encoded by the coding sequence ATGTTAAGAAAGAAacgagagaaagaaagagagagagcgtTTTATAAAAATGGAAGCAAACTACATGAGAAGCTGATTGCCACTTGTAATGGTAGGCCAATTCCTATCCGTAGCTACTCTTGTGAAGAACTCCAGCGGGCAACAAATAACTACGATCCTAGCAGTAATTTTCATAGAGATGACTATTCTGAATGGTACAATGGTTCTTATGAAGGCCGAATGATTTCCATTAGGAAGTGCAAAATGTACATCCACGATGACCGACATTTCAATGATATAGCTGTTTCAGCAAAGATGAGCACTCACAATAATGTTCTAAAGCTCACAGGGTGCTGTCTCGAGACTCAAATTCCCATTTCAGTGTATGAATCTGCTGCAAATGGATCACTTAGGAATCGATTATATAATGTTACTAGTGATCATGATGGTGCACAACAACATCAACATGAGCCCTTGTCATGGCAGAGCAGGCTAAGGATTGCAAGGGAAATTGCTCATGCAATTTCGTATCTCCACACTGCGTTCTCAAGACCCATTGTCCACAGGAACATAAAATCAGGAAATGTCCTCCTAGACCAACTCGATGTTGCCAAACTAACTGATTTTTCATTGTCCATATCGATCCCTGAAGGTGAAACTCACGTAAAAGATATTGTTTGTGGAACTCCCGGTTTTTTATGCCCGCACTATATGGCTACAGACTACATAACGGAGAAAGTTGATGTCTACGGCTTCGGATCGTGTCTATTAGAGCTTTTAACTGGACAGAGTTTGCGTGAGCTATTTAGCACCACTGACTATTTTAAGGTTGAGGATTTTGAAAATGACAGAAAAAGATTTCCCATAAATGAGGTTGTGGATCCTGCAATCCTTGTAGGGGAAGAAGGATCTGTTGTGTGGCAACAATTACAAGCTGTATTACGGCTTGCCCTCGTATGCAGAAAATAG
- the LOC142626519 gene encoding uncharacterized protein LOC142626519 gives MSFSFFKPSRPKTPVEVAKAIRDSLTALDTKTVVEVKALEKALEEVEKNFATMRCMLSGDGENEPNADQVTQLALEICKEDVISLLVHKLPILGWETRKDLVHCWSILLKQKVGSAYCCLQYIENHLELLDFLVVCYDSKEIALNCGNMLRDCIKFPSLAKYILESASFELFFKFVELPTFDVASDAFSTFKDLLTKHDTMVSEYLTAHYDEFFNLYENLLTSANYVTRRQSLKLLSDFLLEPPNSHIMKRYILEVRYLKVMMTLLKDSSKTIQMSAFHIFKVFVANPNKPREVKVILAKNHEKLLELLHNLSPGKGAEDEQFEEEKELIIKEIERVSRLPILES, from the exons ATGTCGTTCTCGTTCTTCAAGCCGTCGAGGCCTAAAACCCCAGTCGAGGTCGCCAAGGCCATCAGGGACTCCCTCACCGCGCTCGACACCAAAACCGTCGTCGAAGTCAAAGCCCTCGAAAAG gCTCTGGAAGAAGTGGAGAAGAATTTCGCGACAATGAGGTGTATGCTGAGCGGAGACGGGGAGAACGAGCCGAATGCCGATCAAGTCACGCAGCTGGCTCTAGAGATATGTAAAGAGGATGTGATTTCTCTCTTAGTTCACAAGTTACCTATATTGGGCTGGGAG ACGCGGAAGGATTTGGTGCATTGTTGGTCTATATTGTTGAAGCAGAAGGTTGGCTCGGCGTATTGCTGCCTGCAATACATTGAAAATCATTTGGAATTACTCGATTTTCTTGTCGTGTG CTATGATAGCAAGGAAATTGCTTTGAATTGTGGAAATATGTTGAGGGACTGCATCAAATTTCCGTCACTTGCAAA ATACATATTGGAGTCTGCAAGCTTTGagttgttctttaaatttgtggAGTTGCCTACTTTTGATGTTGCTTCTGATGCGTTTTCTACCTTTAAG GATCTGCTTACTAAACACGATACGATGGTCTCTGAATATTTGACTGCTCATTATGATGAG TTCTTTAATTTATATGAGAATCTCTTGACTTCTGCTAATTATGTGACAAGAAGGCAATCCTTAAAG CTTCTCTCGGATTTTCTTTTGGAGCCTCCAAATTCCCATATAATGAAGCGCTACATTTTAGAAGTTCGGTACTTGAAAGTCATGATGACATTGCTAAag GATTCAAGCAAAACAATCCAGATGTCTGCTTTCCACATTTTCAAG gtttttgtTGCTAATCCTAACAAGCCACGAGAAGTAAAGGTTATTCTGGCAAAAAACCATGAGAAATTGCTGGAATTGCTTCACAATCTCTCTCCTGGAAAAG GTGCTGAAGATGAGCAATTTGAGGAGGAAAAGGAACTGATCATTAAGGAAATTGAAAGAGTATCTCGTTTGCCAATACTTGAAAGCTAG